The genomic DNA ATTCGCTCGCTTAAATAATGACCTGATTGGAGCAGATTCTCCCGGGGTCAAAGTACAGACGGCCTTGATGCTCGGCATCACGATCTTCTGACTGAGTCGGAGAACTCTGTTTTTGTAATCCTTCGCGGCAGCTATTCGACGCCAGATCAAAGGCTCACCGCCGAAACAGATAAGGGCCGCCCGTTTCCATAACTAGGGTGTAAGCAACAGCATCAGGAAGAGATCACTCGATCGGCCGCTGTGGACAAAAATTATATCATTTTTGCTGATTCGTAGTAACAGCTAAATAGTGCTCGAACGGAAACCCCTATTTTCTGGCGGGTTGAATGACGCTTTCGAGATATCCGCACCGTAAGGGGCTGCTTTTTCGGCCGAACCACACAAAATCAGCGTAATACGCAGAAATTATGGCCTTTTTAGAGACACTCCCCCCGTCTCCTGACTTCTTTCACTCCGTTGCGGTCTGGTCAGGCGGTTTTCTGCCGGCGGTCCGCCCGCTTCGCCCGCCGCCGGTCCTGTTTGAGCAGGACCACCCCCAGCCGCTGCACGTTCCGCGCCAGCACCGCCAGCGCCACGTACTTCTCGAACCCCTCGACCCCGTGGTCGGGGCAACGGTCCAGCCCATGCACTTCCAGCGCGTTGATCGCCGACTCCTCCGCCGAGTGCTGATGCCGTGCCCGCACAAAACCATCCTCGTTCTCCGCTTCCCGAGCTTCCCGGGACAGCTTCCCCTTCCGGGGCAGAAACACCCGCTCCAGCAGCCCCCGCAGCGCCTCCTGGTTGTCCGGCGAATGAAACCCCTTGTCGAAACTGCAGGTCCTCACCTCCGGGAAACGCGCCTTGGCCTCCTCCACCATGGCCACCGCCACCTGGTCGTCCGTCTCCTTCCGCATCACCCGGTGAAACAGGATGAACCGGTACTGGTCCTCCACCACACACACCCGCAGACCCAGCTCCACCGGCACTCCCGCCTTCCCCTTGCTGATCCACTCCGTGTGCTCCTCGAACACCGAGAACACCTTCTCTTCGTGCGGGATGACCTCCCCCTTCAGCACCCGCCGATCCACCTGGTCCATCTGCCGCCGGGCGTGGGAGGCGAACCGGGCCACCTCTTCCAAACCGTCCACCATCTTCATCGACTGCAACAGGACCACCGTCTCCATCGCGCGTTCGTAAAGGTTACCCGCCAGCTGGAGGTAGGCCTCGTGCGCCGCCCGGACCACTTCGTCCTGCTTCGCCTTCTTCACCGGGTCCGAAGACGTCGACCGCTTCGCCTGCTGCGCCCGGCGGAAAAGACGCTTGAGCTCCCTCAACAGGTGCTTGCTCTTTCGCCACCCGCCCACACCCGCCGCTTCCGCCGCCGCCGCCGTCAGTTCCACCACTTTCCGCATGGCGTCCCACAGCAGGTTGATGTCCGTCGGGTAGTGGACGTCCGTCTCCACCACGAACGAGTCACAACGGCAGTCGAGGCCGTCTCCGCCGTTTTTTTTTAGCACCGTGTGACCCGCTTTCACCACCACCTGGTTGATCTTGTCCAACGTCTCCACGGTCAACAGACCCACGTTGTCCTTCAGCGTCTGCAGCTTGTACTCCCGGTCGTCGTCCAGCAGCCCGTGCCCCAGCATCTGGCGGATCAGCCGGTGGTAGTTCACCCGGTCCAGCAGCCGGTCGTAGTCCCAGTCCAGGTTCAGCCGCAGCGTCCCCATCACCAGGATCTTCCACAGTTCCATTCCCGGCCGTCCGTTTCCCGAGTCCGCCCGTTTCGCCGCCATCTCCTCCAGGATCCGGAACACTTCTTCCCGTACCCCCGGCGTGACGTAGATGTACTGGAGCCCCCGGAGCAACTGGGGAATGTCGTCTCTGGACCGCGGGCTGAACGCAACCTGGTCGATGGGGGTTTGTCCGAACTGGAGCTGTGAATCCCTCACCTGTCTCATGCCGTCCTCCGTGGAATCGGCGGAAAACCCGCCAGAATCATGACGGCAATATAGCGCTCATCGTCTTTCAAGTCAAGAATATAATGAGTTCTGGTGTAGAATGTTTTACAAAACAAAATTGGCGTTACCGCCGCTTTCCCTTGTTCCAAATTTCTCAATAAGCCGCTCCAGAAGCTAATCATCGGGTTTCCGGCCAGGCACTAAATAATATTGGCCCGGCAGGGTACCACGAAGGATAACCGGTTAGCATCTACCGTCAGGCCCTCGAAGAACTTCGATTCCTCGTGGCTCAAATCCGCCTTGTTCTGGAAAATGTGGAAGATATGGCCGTCTTTTCCGGTCGACATCTCCCTGTAATACGTGGAAAATACCGGACGATGATCGAATTGATGTTCACGACCTTGCCGAAGAGAATGTGATAGAGTTTCATGCCGAAACTCACATTCGGTCATCGAGGCTGTTGGGGGTGTCTTTGTGCCGAAAGGTCGGCATCAGGGACCGCATCTCTCTTTTTAGCCATTCCTTCCCGGCGGGCGACGCGTTGTCCTCGATGATCGACTCGATCCGTTTGAGGAACCTCTCAAGTACTCCCGAAGGCCCCGGTCGCGCCTCGATCCCGACCAGGTTCGGCAGCCTGACCTCGACGGCGGATTCCCCCTCGCCGACGAATTCCTCGAAAGCCTTCTCGCCGCAGGTGTCCAGCGGGGTGAGCAGGAGCGGGTACTTGCCGGCTCCCGTATCATTCTCGACATTGGTTCGGGCTGACAATTCATTCTCGTAAACCTTCGGCTCCCAGCCGTGTTGGCGGAGAAACGCAACCGCGATGGCCTCCAGTTCACGCAGGTCGCTCTCGGGGTCGAGCCGCGGGATGAGTAGGTGCCCGGGCGGGGCACAAACCAGGGCCAGGAGACAGATCTGACCGGCTTCTCGCAGCGAGATGAAATACCGGCGGGTGCCCTTTGGAACGGCGAGGGGCTGCCGTTTTTCCAGACGTTTCTGGAAACTCTGCAGAAGACTCCCCTCCGAGAACGCGACGTTGGCAAACCGGGCGGAGGTAACCCGGGGGCCGGGCGGCTTTGTCCACAACGAAGCGAAGATGACGTCCTCCATGAGCCGCTTGCTGGCGCCCATCAGGTTGACGGGGTTGGCGGCCTTGTCGGTGGACACGCTGAAGAAACGGGCGGGGGCGAGGGGCCCGTTGAGCCAGCGCAGCAGTCGGGCGTTCTTGAGGACGTTGGTGTCCCACATCTGAAGGAGGGAACAGGTGTCCTTTTCCGAGCGGACGTGCTTGATGGCGGCGAAATTCAGGATAGCGTCGTAGGGAGGCTGCTCCAGCAAGAACCGGTGCATGATCGGGGAGCCGAAGTCGAGGGGCAGGCATCGGAAATCGGGAACATTCAATCCCCGGGGGCTGCTCCGCAGGTCGCGCACCAGTTCGGCCAGGCTGTTTTCGTTCTGGTCGACGACGTGAACGGCGGCGGGAACGAAGTCCAGCAGGGCGCGGAGGGTGGCCGAGCCAATGCTCCCGGCCCCTCCGATGAAAAGGAACCGCCTCCCCTCGACGCAGCCGGCGATCTCTTCTCTGCGCGCGGCGATGTCAGGGCTGAAGAGATCGAAGTCCCGGCCCGTGGCGATCGAAGCGATTTCGTCATCAATCCGCATGATGATTCCTTGCCATACTTTTTAACATCCTGGAGATCGTCTGCTTGATCCGTCCTTGGCCAGAAGGTCATGCTCTTCGGTACTCCGGCGGGGGTAATCCGGGAACTCACCGGAGAACAGGATCTCAGACAACTGTTTCATTTTCTTTCGGTTGCATCCCCGCTCGACGACGCTGGCCCGGTTCGGGCCGGCGGCCCGTTCCCGCATCACCGGGTTGGAGATGGATTGACGTAGCGCCTCTGCCAAGGCTTCCGTGTCCCGAAGGGGAAACAGGAGCCCGTTGCCGATCGACGGGTCGATCCACTCACGGTTCTGGGGAATGTCCGACACGACCGGGAAAACGCCGCAGGACAGAGCTTCCAGCAGCGAGGTCGATGTGCCATCGGAGAGGGACATGGAAACATAGATATGGGATTTCCGAACGGTATCCAGCAGGAGGTCGTCGGAGACCCCACCGAGAAATTCCACACGGTCCAGCATTTCGGGCGACAAACGCTCCCGGGCTGCTGACCGAGCGCGTTCCAGGAGGGGGCCGGCGGAGGTAAAGGTCACCGTGTAATCTCCGTCCCACTCTTCCAGGAGACGGAGGGCATCGATCAGCCGTTCGTTGTCGTAAACGGGCTTGAAGGCCCGGGTGCAGACGATCCGGACAGGGTGAGGCGGCTTTCCCACCGGCGAGAATCGGTCGGTGTCGATGCCCATCAACAGGGGGATGACCGGGGCCCGCGGGGCCAGTTCCCGAGTTTTTCGGGCCAGGTACTCTCCGTTGACGAACACCGCCCGGGCGGCATTCAACGCAACCCGCGTCAAGACCCGACGGAATCCGCGCATGAACAGGACGTCACTGCCCACGACGTAGACGGCAAAGGGTCGGACCCGGCTCAACCAGGCGGCCAGGGCGAAACTGCCTCCGTACAGAGTCAGGAGATGCTCCGATCCGCTTTTCCGGACGGTTTCCCGCAGCGTCAGGGCAAGCCGGAGGATCCCGGGCCCTTTGATGGAACGGCGCCCAAACCGTACAGAGCGTCTCTGAATAGTACCGTCACCAGGATCCTCACCGGATTCCTGCAGCCGGTCCGAAGGGGCAATGCCCGAGAGGGGATGATCCGGAACCTCGACCGTGGTGACCCGATGCCCGTTTTCGGCGATCCCGCGTACGACCTGCCGGGACCAGGGGGAGTCCCCTGACATCAGGACGGCCACGTTCATTGACCACCCCCGCCGAACTCATGCTCCCAGGCGGCCCTGAGCGCCTCCTCCAGGGTGGTCCGGATTTCAAACCCAAGCAACCGCCTGGCCTTGTCGTTGCAGCCATAGATAGTGTCGACCTCGGAAGCGCGGACCAGGGCCGGGTCCACCTCGAGGTCGATCGGGCGGGGCGAGTGGGCAAACAACATCCCCACGACCTCGTCAATGCTCCAGTCCCGGCCTGAGCAGATATTGAAGATTTCCCCCCAGAACTCCCCGCCCGCCATCTGCAGGTAAACCTCCACGGCGTCGGTAACCGAAACGAAATCCCTGCGACTGTTGATGTTTCCGGCCTTGACCACGGGCGGGGCGCTGTCGCGCAGGGCCGACCGGGCCCGCGCCAGGAGCGCCCCCACGACGAGCGATTTGGGGATTCCGGCGCCGACCAGGTTGAAGACTCGGGCAATCACGACCTTCAGGCCATAGCGGCGGAAATAGCTCTGACCTGCGAGGGTGGCGAAGTGCTTGCTCAGGCCGTAAGGCGTGACCGGACGGCAGGCGGTCTCTTCCGTTACCGGCAGGTCGAATCCGCCGACCCGGCCGTATTCGGCCGCCGAACCGACCAGGAGGATCCTGGCATCGATCCCGGCGGCGAGAACCGATTCGAGGAGGTGGATCGTCCCCAGCGCGTTTGTCCGGAAGACGTCCTGGAACGGGCCGTCGCCGATCGCGGCCAAGTGGAAGATGCCGTCGGGCCTGATTCTGCGAATCGTCCGGGAAAGCGCCTCGAAATCACCCACGTCGACGCGGTGATATTCCATGTCGGGCAGAACAGCCTGAAGATGCGCCTGGACGTCCAGGCCGATCACCCGGACGGCGTCAGCTTGCAGGCGCTTTACCAGGTGTGACGCGCTGAAACCGTTGACACCGGTTACGAGGGCTGTTTTCATGAATGCCTGGGCTCGGGAAGAAACTTTGCCCGATCGGTCACAAAGTCATCGTTCGCTTTCTGGAAGTCGTCGAAACGGCCGATATCCTGCCAGTAGCAGGTGGTCTCGTAACAAAAGACTGTCTTCCCGGCGTCTTTCAAGGCCAACATCAGGTCGGGGATGTCGAACTTTCGTCCAGGAGGGATGAAGTCGAGGGCCGGGCGCGACAAGATGTTGATGCCCATGCTGACGGAATAGGACAGCCTGGGTTTTTCGATGTACTTATACAGGACGCCGTTCGGGGCGACCTCGACGACACCGTAATCGATCTGGACGTCCCTCGCGTGCACGGCGAGGGTCGCCCAGGCGTTCTCGCTCCGATGGAACTCGAACAGTCGGCGATAGTCCAGGGTGGTGAGGATGTCGCCGTTCATGACCAGGAAATCGTCCTCGCAATCGGTGATCAGCTTGAGCGGGCCGGCCGTCCCCAGGGGTTCGTCCTCGATGCTGAATTCGATCTTCACCCCGAGCCGCCGCCCGTCGCCGAAAATCGCAGCGAACAGGTGGTGCATGTGGCCGAGCGAGAGCACGATCCGGTCGAATCCCGCCGCCGCCAATTGCCGGATGACGATTTCCAGGATCGGGACGTCGTCCAGGGGGAGCAGCGGCTTGGGGATCGTGACCGTGAAGGGTTTGAGCCGGGTGCCCTTGCCCCCCGCCAACAGGACCGCCATCATGTCGTGAATCCTCCCGTGAGACTGGTTCGTCCCATGGAACTGTCGGATCGCCCGTCGAACAACGAGCGGTAAAGCGACTCGTAATTCCGGATGAACCCGCTCCTTCCGAACTGTTCTTCAGCAAAACGCCGCGAGGCCTTCCCGAACCGAGCCCGTTCTTCCGGCGAGAGGGCCAGGCACCGTTCCAGGGCCCGGGCGATGTCTGAGACATTCCAGGGGTCGCAAAGGAACCCGTTTTCACCGTCCTGGACGATCCGGGGAATGTCGGCGACCGCACCGGCCACGATCGGCAACCCGCTGGCCATGCCCTCGCAGACCGTGTTCGGGAGCCCTTCCCGGGTGGAGACGAGGACCGCCGCGTCGGCCTGGCGGTATTCGGATTCCACGTTCTCGATCTCCCCGGCGAAAGTGAACTCCCCGCCGAGCCCGGACCGCTCGATGATTTCCCGCGTTTCCGCCATGTTGTTCCGCTGGTCGGGAATCTGGTCGTTGTACCGGCCCACCCACCGCAGATCGAACGGTTGGGGCGATCGATGCTTGAGCAGGGCCAAGGCTTCTGCCAGCCGGCGGGAATTCTTGCGGGTATTCATGGACGCGACGCAGACGAACCGGAACCGTGCCGGCTCCTTGGGGTTTTCCCGGGGTCGGAACCGGTCCAAGTCGACGCAGTTCCAGATCACGGAAGCCTTCTTCCGATAGGCCGGCATGTACGTCACCAGCGCCTCGAGAATGGAATGGGAATTCGCCACGATCCAGTCCGCGCCCCGGTACAAACGGGTGATCGCCTTGGCCCGGAGGTTCCCTCTTCTGCCATAATCCGGGTCGATCCGCTCCGAGACGACGACCTTCCACTGTCTTCCCCCGAGCCCGCTCAGCACAGCGATCGCGTTGGAGCCAGGAAGGTAGGCTTGCACGACGTCGGGCTTTACCCGATTCAACCAGGACCGGGCTCCCCGGATCCGGCCGAGCTTCCCCGTTACACCAAGCCTTTCGACAGTCACCCCGCTCCGCTTCAGCCGTGTCTCGTAAAAGTCGCTGACCGACTCCTGCCCGTGATAGTAACAGAGTGCGACCGGGTGGCCTTTCTCCCGCAAGCCGGCGGCCAGTTCGGACATCTGCCGCTCGGCACCGCCGGATCCAAGGCTTTCGATCAGGCAGGCGATTCTCATCTGTTGGATCCCGGGATAAAAAGAGGTTGCCTTATCC from Acidobacteriota bacterium includes the following:
- a CDS encoding polysaccharide biosynthesis protein; translated protein: MRIDDEIASIATGRDFDLFSPDIAARREEIAGCVEGRRFLFIGGAGSIGSATLRALLDFVPAAVHVVDQNENSLAELVRDLRSSPRGLNVPDFRCLPLDFGSPIMHRFLLEQPPYDAILNFAAIKHVRSEKDTCSLLQMWDTNVLKNARLLRWLNGPLAPARFFSVSTDKAANPVNLMGASKRLMEDVIFASLWTKPPGPRVTSARFANVAFSEGSLLQSFQKRLEKRQPLAVPKGTRRYFISLREAGQICLLALVCAPPGHLLIPRLDPESDLRELEAIAVAFLRQHGWEPKVYENELSARTNVENDTGAGKYPLLLTPLDTCGEKAFEEFVGEGESAVEVRLPNLVGIEARPGPSGVLERFLKRIESIIEDNASPAGKEWLKREMRSLMPTFRHKDTPNSLDDRM
- a CDS encoding GDP-mannose 4,6-dehydratase; this translates as MKTALVTGVNGFSASHLVKRLQADAVRVIGLDVQAHLQAVLPDMEYHRVDVGDFEALSRTIRRIRPDGIFHLAAIGDGPFQDVFRTNALGTIHLLESVLAAGIDARILLVGSAAEYGRVGGFDLPVTEETACRPVTPYGLSKHFATLAGQSYFRRYGLKVVIARVFNLVGAGIPKSLVVGALLARARSALRDSAPPVVKAGNINSRRDFVSVTDAVEVYLQMAGGEFWGEIFNICSGRDWSIDEVVGMLFAHSPRPIDLEVDPALVRASEVDTIYGCNDKARRLLGFEIRTTLEEALRAAWEHEFGGGGQ
- a CDS encoding ISNCY family transposase; this encodes MRQVRDSQLQFGQTPIDQVAFSPRSRDDIPQLLRGLQYIYVTPGVREEVFRILEEMAAKRADSGNGRPGMELWKILVMGTLRLNLDWDYDRLLDRVNYHRLIRQMLGHGLLDDDREYKLQTLKDNVGLLTVETLDKINQVVVKAGHTVLKKNGGDGLDCRCDSFVVETDVHYPTDINLLWDAMRKVVELTAAAAEAAGVGGWRKSKHLLRELKRLFRRAQQAKRSTSSDPVKKAKQDEVVRAAHEAYLQLAGNLYERAMETVVLLQSMKMVDGLEEVARFASHARRQMDQVDRRVLKGEVIPHEEKVFSVFEEHTEWISKGKAGVPVELGLRVCVVEDQYRFILFHRVMRKETDDQVAVAMVEEAKARFPEVRTCSFDKGFHSPDNQEALRGLLERVFLPRKGKLSREAREAENEDGFVRARHQHSAEESAINALEVHGLDRCPDHGVEGFEKYVALAVLARNVQRLGVVLLKQDRRRAKRADRRQKTA
- a CDS encoding glycosyltransferase family 4 protein, whose protein sequence is MRIACLIESLGSGGAERQMSELAAGLREKGHPVALCYYHGQESVSDFYETRLKRSGVTVERLGVTGKLGRIRGARSWLNRVKPDVVQAYLPGSNAIAVLSGLGGRQWKVVVSERIDPDYGRRGNLRAKAITRLYRGADWIVANSHSILEALVTYMPAYRKKASVIWNCVDLDRFRPRENPKEPARFRFVCVASMNTRKNSRRLAEALALLKHRSPQPFDLRWVGRYNDQIPDQRNNMAETREIIERSGLGGEFTFAGEIENVESEYRQADAAVLVSTREGLPNTVCEGMASGLPIVAGAVADIPRIVQDGENGFLCDPWNVSDIARALERCLALSPEERARFGKASRRFAEEQFGRSGFIRNYESLYRSLFDGRSDSSMGRTSLTGGFTT
- a CDS encoding glycosyltransferase family 4 protein; protein product: MNVAVLMSGDSPWSRQVVRGIAENGHRVTTVEVPDHPLSGIAPSDRLQESGEDPGDGTIQRRSVRFGRRSIKGPGILRLALTLRETVRKSGSEHLLTLYGGSFALAAWLSRVRPFAVYVVGSDVLFMRGFRRVLTRVALNAARAVFVNGEYLARKTRELAPRAPVIPLLMGIDTDRFSPVGKPPHPVRIVCTRAFKPVYDNERLIDALRLLEEWDGDYTVTFTSAGPLLERARSAARERLSPEMLDRVEFLGGVSDDLLLDTVRKSHIYVSMSLSDGTSTSLLEALSCGVFPVVSDIPQNREWIDPSIGNGLLFPLRDTEALAEALRQSISNPVMRERAAGPNRASVVERGCNRKKMKQLSEILFSGEFPDYPRRSTEEHDLLAKDGSSRRSPGC
- a CDS encoding NTP transferase domain-containing protein, which encodes MMAVLLAGGKGTRLKPFTVTIPKPLLPLDDVPILEIVIRQLAAAGFDRIVLSLGHMHHLFAAIFGDGRRLGVKIEFSIEDEPLGTAGPLKLITDCEDDFLVMNGDILTTLDYRRLFEFHRSENAWATLAVHARDVQIDYGVVEVAPNGVLYKYIEKPRLSYSVSMGINILSRPALDFIPPGRKFDIPDLMLALKDAGKTVFCYETTCYWQDIGRFDDFQKANDDFVTDRAKFLPEPRHS